A stretch of Candidatus Vicinibacter affinis DNA encodes these proteins:
- a CDS encoding response regulator transcription factor, which produces MNKLRILIVEDEILIAETIRLYLQEYGHETSAICISYEEAIEKYHLHLPDLILLDIRLFGDKSGIDMANYLNTLDDKPPYIYLTSQYDKRILDLATQTLPYGYITKPFVKETLWTSIETSYALHKSQLVTESKINIAEGRSNHLVSVNDILYLKSDHVYLEFYLKNGNQLLSRSNIENYLNKLEAYGFLKCHRSYVVNTNHITSWNKEALILTGGQMIPISKMFKEDVMKRIEEIIHNNRSNN; this is translated from the coding sequence ATGAATAAATTACGTATACTAATCGTAGAGGATGAGATCCTGATTGCTGAAACAATTAGATTATATCTTCAGGAGTATGGCCACGAAACATCAGCAATATGTATTTCTTATGAAGAGGCCATTGAAAAATATCATCTGCATCTACCGGACCTGATTTTGCTGGACATAAGACTTTTTGGAGATAAATCAGGTATTGACATGGCTAATTATTTAAACACACTTGATGATAAGCCTCCTTATATTTATCTCACCTCCCAATACGATAAGAGAATACTTGATTTGGCCACACAAACATTACCTTACGGTTATATTACAAAACCTTTTGTTAAGGAAACCCTTTGGACCAGCATTGAAACTTCTTATGCTTTGCACAAATCACAACTAGTTACTGAATCTAAAATTAATATAGCCGAAGGAAGAAGCAATCACCTGGTATCGGTAAATGATATACTCTACCTGAAGTCCGACCATGTTTACCTCGAATTTTATCTAAAGAATGGGAATCAATTGCTGTCAAGGAGTAATATTGAAAATTATCTCAATAAATTAGAAGCTTATGGTTTTTTAAAATGCCATCGCAGCTATGTGGTGAACACTAATCATATCACAAGTTGGAATAAAGAAGCCTTGATTTTAACCGGCGGCCAGATGATCCCAATTAGTAAAAT
- a CDS encoding T9SS type A sorting domain-containing protein, with translation MKKLFILFFFISILSSDVVAQRRYLDPLFKVQCIEDVIYGENISINDTLPFREALLLDLYLPIGDSQAKRPLVLITHTGNFLPLFFSGFPVGSKKDSSVVATAQYLAARGFVAAVYTFRQVWAFASVDEYFRNGSFVRAVYRGIQDTRTCIRYFKRSAIDQNNLFGIDTGKICVWGMGTGGYLALGAASLNDVSEILTDNFTDPNTLIHYIDTSVIGNIYGTNLATESIPNHPEYSSNFQLAVSVGGAILDSSWLDGEEIEPLYTGVHCTSAYVTPYHNGYHRTPHPNWVNASVSGTRKAIELANQLNKNDAFKVLTVEDDQLKLLIENQKSRKITLIINNQKLNMGTDNFYGFDVPIIYQGRPYVQEFPWDWWSYDTLVEVVKRINQLDSSNFDADYLHRNGLGTNPDMSAEKGRRYLDTINALVIPRLCIALNLGCFSTGLKSEKYTKHELKVYPNPITDQMILEIDPAVKIELVQVFRLDGRLVFSKILNQPGDVTVSNLCLPPGLYLIRANSENKIFSSRIIIR, from the coding sequence ATGAAGAAGCTATTTATTTTGTTTTTCTTTATTAGCATTTTGTCATCCGATGTAGTTGCTCAGAGGCGATATTTGGATCCACTTTTCAAGGTTCAATGTATTGAAGATGTTATCTACGGAGAAAATATTTCAATTAATGATACCTTGCCTTTTAGAGAAGCTCTACTCTTAGATTTATATTTACCAATTGGAGATAGTCAAGCTAAAAGACCTTTAGTCCTAATTACCCATACAGGAAATTTTCTTCCTCTTTTCTTTTCAGGCTTTCCTGTTGGATCTAAAAAAGATTCGAGTGTAGTGGCTACAGCACAATATCTGGCAGCAAGAGGGTTCGTCGCAGCAGTTTATACCTTTAGGCAGGTTTGGGCGTTTGCCAGTGTCGATGAATACTTTAGAAATGGATCTTTTGTCAGAGCGGTTTATCGGGGAATCCAGGATACCAGGACATGTATTCGTTATTTTAAAAGATCAGCCATTGATCAAAACAATTTATTTGGTATAGACACTGGAAAAATTTGTGTTTGGGGAATGGGGACAGGTGGTTATCTCGCCCTTGGGGCAGCAAGCCTAAATGATGTTTCAGAAATATTGACAGATAATTTTACAGATCCAAATACCTTGATTCATTATATTGATACCAGTGTTATCGGAAATATATATGGAACAAATCTGGCAACAGAGAGTATTCCTAATCACCCGGAATATTCTTCGAACTTTCAACTGGCAGTGAGTGTTGGAGGAGCGATTCTTGATTCTAGTTGGTTAGATGGAGAAGAAATTGAACCACTTTATACCGGAGTGCATTGCACCAGTGCTTACGTGACTCCTTACCACAATGGATATCATAGGACACCTCATCCTAATTGGGTAAATGCCAGTGTTTCAGGGACCAGGAAGGCAATAGAACTTGCAAACCAATTGAATAAGAATGATGCATTCAAAGTTTTGACAGTTGAAGATGATCAATTGAAATTATTGATTGAAAATCAGAAATCCAGAAAGATTACCTTGATAATCAATAACCAAAAGCTCAATATGGGAACAGATAATTTTTATGGTTTTGATGTGCCCATTATTTATCAAGGTAGACCTTATGTGCAGGAATTTCCATGGGATTGGTGGTCTTATGATACTTTAGTTGAGGTAGTTAAAAGAATTAATCAATTAGATTCTTCAAATTTTGATGCAGATTACCTACATCGAAATGGATTAGGTACTAATCCTGATATGTCAGCAGAAAAGGGAAGGCGGTACCTTGATACAATTAATGCGCTCGTTATTCCCAGGCTATGTATTGCGCTAAACCTGGGATGTTTTTCAACGGGGCTGAAGAGTGAGAAATACACCAAACATGAGCTGAAGGTTTACCCCAACCCAATCACAGACCAAATGATTTTAGAGATAGATCCCGCCGTCAAAATTGAATTGGTTCAAGTATTTCGTTTAGACGGCAGGTTGGTTTTTTCTAAAATCTTGAATCAACCAGGCGATGTTACCGTTTCAAATTTATGCTTACCTCCCGGTTTATATTTGATTAGAGCCAATTCAGAAAATAAAATATTTTCTTCAAGAATTATTATTAGGTGA
- a CDS encoding sensor histidine kinase, which translates to MMLNLHGQRCDDLWLIEAKDSLESCVLSYRPISGLKFADSVSLKIKSLRLDKCESAYWIEYYRAELLELNSKFKDALDIYYGQLTYARENEKWELLTCVHIAVSRVMETIGRGGDCLRHLNFARNYLEKYQLLDLYAFYCVRNSSYHRIYNNTDSANYYAHEALSYAIKHYDARQIADANLLLGLLSVNTDTALYYSRQAQHQFIGNRNYIWAANMARKIYLTDTSGTQSIHSEPLLDSIWIFLNQVEDRNFLYHIFANFYHEEKAKKFYSENIFDSAYIYLMNSKEHFNKSIFDVDQPDVTQAEIDFIKSSESIKADSLARQSKLQKILLFILIIGLLSILAVVYYIVLKSRKIEKQRVQIQIQNDELAHSFQKQSILLSEIHHRVKNNLQLVISLLTLHFNKVKDNSEYQYLEEISNKVRSIALIHEHLYNTGEFERIELKSYLRDLLEHYLALHTSDAQFDYILESDPDIFLNLETVMPIGIICTELISNSLKYATHSDQKLLLDFRLQKLDSKFILKFQDNGKVGMDKAGAKYKSGMGTMLIESMVRQLQAQSSPILNGTSTFNLIFQEKKLSSL; encoded by the coding sequence ATGATGCTCAATCTTCATGGTCAGCGGTGTGATGACCTGTGGCTTATTGAAGCCAAGGATAGTTTGGAATCCTGTGTACTTTCCTATAGACCGATTTCCGGACTTAAATTTGCTGATTCTGTTTCTTTAAAAATTAAATCCCTCCGCTTAGATAAATGTGAATCTGCGTATTGGATTGAATATTACCGAGCGGAATTGCTCGAGTTGAATTCCAAATTTAAAGATGCTTTGGACATCTATTACGGACAGCTGACCTATGCAAGGGAAAATGAAAAATGGGAATTATTGACTTGTGTTCATATTGCTGTGTCACGGGTGATGGAAACCATAGGCAGGGGAGGTGATTGTCTCAGACATTTGAATTTTGCCAGGAATTATCTCGAAAAATATCAGCTATTGGATTTGTACGCTTTTTATTGTGTGCGAAATTCTAGTTACCATAGAATTTATAATAATACGGACTCTGCAAATTATTATGCCCATGAGGCATTATCTTATGCCATTAAGCATTACGATGCAAGGCAAATTGCAGATGCAAATTTGTTATTGGGACTTTTATCTGTAAACACAGATACCGCTCTTTATTACAGTCGCCAGGCGCAACATCAATTTATTGGCAACAGAAATTATATATGGGCTGCGAACATGGCTCGAAAAATCTATTTAACTGATACAAGCGGTACCCAATCCATACATTCTGAGCCATTACTTGATTCTATCTGGATTTTTTTAAACCAGGTGGAAGATCGCAATTTTTTATATCATATTTTCGCGAACTTCTATCACGAAGAAAAAGCCAAGAAATTTTATTCAGAAAATATATTTGATTCGGCATACATCTATCTGATGAATTCCAAGGAACATTTTAATAAATCGATTTTTGATGTTGATCAACCTGATGTAACGCAAGCTGAAATTGATTTTATTAAATCTTCTGAAAGCATTAAAGCTGATTCTTTGGCGCGGCAGTCCAAACTTCAGAAAATACTCTTGTTCATTCTTATTATTGGTTTATTATCTATACTTGCTGTAGTATATTATATTGTTCTAAAAAGTAGAAAAATTGAAAAGCAAAGAGTACAAATTCAAATTCAGAATGATGAATTGGCTCATTCTTTTCAAAAGCAGAGTATTCTCCTTTCCGAAATTCACCATCGTGTTAAAAATAATCTGCAACTTGTCATTAGTTTATTGACACTGCATTTTAATAAAGTAAAGGACAATAGCGAATATCAATATCTTGAAGAAATTTCCAACAAAGTCAGAAGTATTGCTCTAATCCATGAACATTTATATAACACTGGTGAATTTGAGAGAATTGAATTAAAATCTTACCTTCGTGATCTTTTAGAACATTATCTGGCATTGCATACATCAGATGCACAGTTTGATTATATTCTTGAATCAGATCCTGACATATTTCTCAATCTTGAAACCGTCATGCCGATTGGTATCATTTGTACCGAACTCATCAGTAATTCTCTGAAGTACGCCACGCATAGTGATCAGAAATTATTATTGGATTTTCGACTTCAGAAGCTGGATTCTAAATTTATTTTGAAATTTCAGGACAATGGAAAAGTGGGGATGGACAAAGCCGGAGCAAAATACAAGTCCGGAATGGGAACTATGCTGATAGAAAGTATGGTGCGGCAACTGCAGGCTCAATCATCTCCTATCCTGAATGGTACTTCTACATTTAATCTGATATTTCAGGAGAAAAAGCTTTCCTCCCTATGA
- a CDS encoding fibronectin type III domain-containing protein — MTNLKIYQKQLFVMCAFLCTLSTQAQTFVPVNVTGFNHDLIANGSGGTNRAAATTTTIFDNFNVGGDNVMYSKDFRGNNNPNTAPPYGLPIDRTIISVNLNGARYTLAHYDSLNALVLKTNGSSGTLKFETPGVFSKIAFLGSSAEGSSSFNVTLNFSDGTNTIASFSVPDWFDGLNFAIKGIGRVTRTTIGSQLPDVFSGNAENPRLYDNQITLNAPFNTKILTSITFTKTSASGSTAILAINGITAVNAPAAPIATAANNITFPSFTANWQASSGATAYILDVSASPTFSTLLPNYNNRNVGNVLSFNVTGLVSSQNYYYRVRASNVSGISPSSNTINVLFPDCPPGDYSASTQGRVDSFLLIYPNCKQISGNLNFADNSSITNLNGFINIEKVTSQLNIVRNAALTNLDGLQNINSVGGNLWIQDNALVSKINNFNKLNSCGLLNIADNKELVEISGFNALSQFPFTGIQNNPKLTLINIVNPINQINGILNINNNRSLKSIAAFGNVPKINGSLIITNNDSLQNLNAFSQLTSVTELSIQNNATLTNLDALTKLNTLNGSVQIAGNAKLVSIFGLSNIPSSHIKNTGLFIQFNPLLSICDLPNICEYLQGSGPRTITGNAPGCESEQAVKNACSALVAPVALAATGITSSSFTANWQAISGATKYLLDVSTSSNFSTFVTGYNNRDVGNVLTFGITGLNASTIYYYRVRANNSSSTSPSSNVIQVTTLVAGLSAPTALPATNITTSGFTANWQTISGATKYLLDVSINSNFSSFENGYNNRDVGNVLTFGITGLSASTIYYYRVRANNASSTSPSSNVIQVTTLVAGLSAPTALPATNITTSGFTANWQTISGATKYLLDVSINSNFSSFENGYNNRDVGNVLTFGITGLSASTIYYYRVRANNASNTSPSSNVIQVTTLAAGLSAPVALSATSITSSGFTANWQASSGATKYLLDVSTNSNFSSFENGYNNRDVGNVLTFGITGLSANTTYYFRVRANNTSSTSPNSNVVSLTTLDNSIGPKPITVNGFNADIIANGSGGQNRAIATTTNEIGGFVLYSKDFRGNSNPNVAPTYGLPDNGIILNASVPGFNYQLANYTGNNALVLKNQNESGSLTLSQQDTFTKIGFLALSEGNSSLLNVRLNFSDGTFKDTSFVISDWFNRPDFAMKGIGRINRIGDIFAADESTENPRLYHHEMTLQLPFSNKRLINIFFSKTSTDGRAAVFAISGIGRGNSNNCDVIIPDAPFKNYLLANTNINTNQDNEIQCSEAADFTGEINCPNLQIKDLTGIEAFINLTSLQVNNNQLSNLDISKNIKLKILNCSNNQLNKINAQLNTQLMELYCSNNKLTELDVDANINLEKLGCNENLIKNLDINKNINLTHLWCYNNKLVSLNLRNGINEDMALIEAHNNPDLTCIKVDNENYSNANWRSNPFRFDAQHVFKEECGPCDEWREKLNSNFLVSSSACAGDSIHLIDYSQLEIGQDAAFLWDFGNGTTSTKRDPVISYDKEGNYVVSLIVSNPDCQGLVISKNISVLSCLNNNLDALNAALLYPNPNSGNMTVKLSLHEPSPILMRVVKVNGSLFKEYRYSPVRFLDDQVQIDEPGIYMIVLIHNGGTAKVKAVVY, encoded by the coding sequence ATGACTAATCTAAAAATATATCAAAAACAATTATTTGTAATGTGTGCTTTCTTGTGCACGTTAAGTACACAAGCCCAAACCTTTGTACCTGTCAACGTCACAGGATTCAATCACGATTTGATTGCGAACGGATCCGGTGGTACCAACCGGGCTGCGGCTACTACAACGACAATTTTTGATAATTTTAATGTCGGTGGAGACAATGTCATGTATTCCAAAGATTTTAGAGGAAATAACAATCCAAATACAGCTCCACCTTATGGTCTGCCAATAGACAGAACAATTATAAGTGTTAATCTTAATGGGGCCAGGTATACCTTGGCTCATTATGATTCATTAAATGCTTTGGTACTCAAAACGAACGGAAGTTCGGGAACTTTGAAATTTGAAACGCCAGGGGTATTTTCAAAAATTGCATTCCTAGGATCTAGTGCTGAGGGTTCTTCTTCATTTAACGTTACATTGAATTTTAGCGACGGAACCAACACCATTGCAAGTTTTTCTGTACCGGATTGGTTTGATGGCCTAAATTTCGCAATTAAAGGAATTGGGAGGGTGACCAGAACCACCATCGGTTCGCAATTACCTGATGTATTTTCTGGCAATGCTGAAAATCCGAGGTTATATGATAACCAAATTACTTTGAACGCACCTTTCAATACTAAAATTTTGACTAGTATCACCTTCACAAAAACATCTGCAAGTGGCAGTACTGCTATTCTTGCGATCAATGGTATAACAGCAGTCAATGCACCCGCTGCACCAATTGCAACTGCTGCAAATAATATAACTTTTCCATCCTTTACCGCAAACTGGCAAGCCTCCTCAGGAGCAACAGCCTATATACTGGATGTATCTGCCAGTCCTACTTTTAGCACACTATTGCCAAACTATAACAATCGTAATGTAGGGAATGTCCTAAGTTTTAATGTAACAGGACTTGTGAGCAGCCAGAATTATTATTATCGCGTGCGTGCTTCCAATGTCTCTGGAATCAGTCCCAGTAGCAATACTATAAATGTACTGTTTCCAGACTGCCCTCCAGGGGATTATTCAGCCTCAACACAGGGCAGGGTGGATAGTTTTTTATTGATTTATCCCAATTGCAAACAAATTTCCGGTAATTTAAATTTTGCAGATAATTCAAGTATTACGAATTTAAACGGTTTTATTAATATTGAGAAAGTCACAAGTCAGCTCAATATCGTTCGAAATGCCGCACTGACCAATCTCGATGGTCTTCAAAATATTAATTCAGTTGGAGGAAATTTATGGATACAGGACAACGCGTTGGTTTCGAAAATAAACAATTTCAATAAATTGAATTCTTGTGGTTTATTGAATATAGCTGACAATAAGGAACTGGTTGAGATTTCCGGATTTAATGCTTTAAGTCAATTTCCTTTTACTGGCATCCAGAATAATCCAAAGCTTACATTAATTAATATTGTCAATCCAATCAATCAAATCAATGGAATACTAAATATCAATAATAATAGAAGCCTTAAATCAATAGCTGCTTTCGGCAACGTGCCTAAAATAAACGGTAGTTTAATTATTACTAATAATGATTCTCTGCAAAATTTAAATGCTTTTTCTCAATTGACTTCTGTTACTGAATTGTCGATACAGAATAATGCCACACTTACAAACCTGGATGCACTCACCAAACTCAATACGCTTAATGGCAGTGTACAGATTGCTGGTAATGCAAAGCTGGTAAGCATCTTTGGATTAAGCAATATCCCTTCAAGCCATATCAAAAATACAGGACTTTTTATTCAGTTCAATCCATTGCTTTCCATTTGTGATTTGCCGAATATCTGTGAATACCTTCAAGGCTCTGGTCCACGTACAATCACTGGAAATGCACCAGGATGTGAATCCGAGCAAGCTGTGAAAAATGCCTGCTCTGCCCTTGTTGCTCCTGTAGCCTTAGCGGCTACCGGTATTACCTCTTCAAGTTTCACCGCCAATTGGCAAGCAATTTCTGGTGCTACTAAATATTTGCTGGATGTTTCTACGAGTTCCAACTTCAGCACTTTCGTAACGGGATATAATAATCGCGATGTAGGGAATGTGTTGACTTTTGGAATTACAGGATTAAACGCCAGTACAATTTATTATTATAGAGTTAGAGCTAACAATTCATCAAGCACCAGTCCTAGTAGCAATGTGATACAAGTTACTACTTTGGTCGCTGGGCTATCAGCGCCAACTGCTTTACCGGCAACGAATATCACTACATCTGGTTTCACTGCCAATTGGCAGACAATTTCCGGCGCTACAAAATATTTACTGGATGTTTCTATTAATTCTAATTTTAGCTCATTTGAAAATGGATATAATAATCGCGATGTAGGGAATGTGTTGACTTTTGGAATTACAGGATTAAGTGCCAGTACAATTTATTATTATAGAGTTAGGGCTAACAATGCATCAAGCACCAGTCCTAGTAGCAATGTGATACAAGTTACTACTTTGGTCGCTGGGCTATCAGCGCCAACTGCTTTACCGGCAACGAATATCACTACATCTGGTTTCACTGCCAATTGGCAGACAATTTCCGGCGCTACAAAATATTTACTGGATGTTTCTATTAATTCTAATTTTAGCTCATTTGAAAATGGATATAATAATCGCGATGTAGGGAATGTGTTGACTTTTGGAATTACAGGATTAAGTGCCAGTACAATTTATTATTATAGAGTTAGGGCTAACAATGCATCAAACACCAGTCCTAGTAGCAATGTGATACAAGTTACTACTTTAGCCGCTGGGCTATCAGCTCCGGTAGCATTGTCGGCTACGAGTATTACTTCCTCAGGTTTCACAGCCAACTGGCAGGCATCATCCGGCGCTACAAAATATCTACTGGATGTTTCTACTAATTCTAATTTTAGCTCATTTGAAAATGGATATAATAATCGAGATGTAGGGAATGTGTTGACTTTTGGAATTACAGGATTAAGCGCAAATACCACTTATTATTTTAGAGTTAGAGCAAATAATACATCAAGCACCAGTCCCAACAGCAATGTTGTAAGCCTGACAACCCTGGATAATTCAATTGGCCCCAAACCCATCACTGTAAATGGATTCAACGCTGACATCATTGCCAATGGGTCGGGAGGCCAGAATCGTGCCATTGCGACTACAACCAATGAGATAGGCGGATTTGTTTTATATTCAAAAGATTTTCGCGGAAATAGCAATCCAAATGTTGCTCCGACTTATGGTCTACCTGACAATGGTATAATTCTGAATGCAAGTGTGCCGGGATTTAATTATCAACTCGCCAATTATACAGGAAACAATGCATTGGTATTAAAAAATCAAAATGAATCAGGCTCTTTAACATTATCGCAGCAGGATACTTTTACAAAGATTGGTTTTCTGGCGTTGAGTGAAGGTAATTCCTCTTTGTTAAATGTAAGATTGAATTTTAGCGATGGTACTTTTAAAGATACGAGTTTTGTGATTTCAGACTGGTTTAATCGTCCAGACTTTGCTATGAAGGGAATTGGAAGAATAAATAGAATTGGTGATATTTTCGCAGCAGATGAAAGTACCGAAAATCCAAGACTGTACCACCATGAAATGACATTGCAATTGCCTTTTAGTAATAAAAGACTAATAAACATATTTTTTTCTAAAACATCAACGGATGGAAGGGCCGCCGTATTTGCAATATCTGGAATCGGTAGGGGAAATAGCAACAATTGTGATGTAATCATTCCGGACGCGCCATTTAAAAATTATCTACTGGCGAACACAAACATCAATACAAATCAGGACAATGAAATCCAGTGTTCAGAAGCTGCTGATTTTACTGGAGAAATAAATTGCCCGAATTTACAAATTAAAGACTTAACAGGCATCGAAGCTTTTATCAACTTAACAAGCCTTCAAGTCAATAATAATCAATTGTCAAACCTGGATATAAGTAAAAATATCAAACTAAAAATTCTGAATTGCTCCAATAATCAATTGAATAAAATAAATGCTCAACTCAACACTCAACTAATGGAGCTTTATTGTTCTAATAACAAGCTTACTGAATTAGATGTGGACGCTAACATTAATTTGGAAAAATTGGGATGCAATGAAAACCTGATTAAGAATTTGGATATCAATAAGAATATAAACTTAACCCACTTATGGTGTTACAACAATAAGCTTGTGTCATTAAATCTTAGAAATGGAATCAATGAGGATATGGCGCTTATTGAAGCTCATAACAACCCTGATTTGACCTGTATTAAAGTCGATAATGAAAATTATAGCAATGCCAATTGGAGATCTAATCCATTCAGATTTGATGCACAACATGTTTTTAAGGAAGAATGTGGTCCATGCGATGAATGGAGAGAAAAACTGAATTCCAATTTTCTCGTATCCAGTTCCGCTTGTGCTGGTGATAGCATACATCTGATTGATTATTCTCAATTGGAAATTGGTCAGGATGCAGCGTTTTTATGGGACTTTGGTAATGGAACTACTTCAACTAAACGTGATCCTGTTATTAGCTATGACAAGGAAGGAAATTATGTTGTTAGTCTAATTGTGAGCAATCCGGATTGTCAGGGATTAGTGATCAGCAAAAATATTTCTGTTCTGAGTTGTCTGAACAATAATTTGGATGCTTTGAATGCTGCCTTACTGTATCCTAACCCTAATTCAGGAAATATGACCGTGAAATTGAGCTTGCACGAACCCAGCCCGATTTTGATGAGGGTTGTTAAAGTTAATGGAAGTTTATTTAAAGAATATCGCTACAGCCCAGTGCGGTTCCTTGATGATCAGGTCCAGATTGACGAACCCGGGATCTATATGATCGTTTTGATTCATAATGGAGGCACAGCTAAGGTTAAAGCGGTGGTATATTAA